A window from Streptomyces sp. NBC_00299 encodes these proteins:
- a CDS encoding PLP-dependent cysteine synthase family protein: MRYDSALAAVGNTPLVRLPRLSPSEDVRIWAKLEDRNPTGSVKDRPALHMIEQAEKDGRLTPGCTILEPTSGNTGISLAMAAKLKGYRIVCVMPENTSQERRDLLAMWGAEIISSPAAGGSNTAVRVAKELSAEHPDWVMLYQYGNPDNAGAHYATTGPEILADLPSVTHFVAGLGTTGTLMGVGRYLREHKPGVKIVAAEPRYDDLVYGLRNLDEGFVPELYDASVLTTRFSVGSADAVTRTRELLQQEGIFAGVSTGAALHAAIGVGNKALKAGESADIVFVVADGGWKYLSTGVYTAATTEEAIETLQGQLWA, from the coding sequence ATGCGCTACGACTCCGCGCTCGCCGCGGTGGGCAACACCCCTCTGGTGCGCCTGCCGCGGCTGTCGCCGTCCGAGGACGTCCGCATCTGGGCCAAGCTGGAGGACCGCAACCCCACCGGCTCGGTCAAGGACCGCCCCGCTCTGCACATGATCGAGCAGGCGGAGAAGGACGGCCGTCTCACCCCGGGCTGCACGATCCTGGAGCCGACCAGCGGCAACACCGGCATCTCCCTGGCGATGGCGGCGAAGCTCAAGGGCTACCGGATCGTGTGCGTGATGCCCGAGAACACCTCGCAGGAGCGCCGGGACCTGCTCGCCATGTGGGGCGCGGAGATCATCTCCAGCCCCGCCGCGGGGGGCTCCAACACCGCCGTACGGGTCGCCAAGGAGCTGTCCGCAGAGCACCCCGACTGGGTGATGCTCTACCAGTACGGCAACCCCGACAACGCGGGCGCCCACTACGCCACGACCGGCCCGGAGATCCTCGCCGACCTCCCCTCGGTCACCCACTTCGTCGCCGGCCTCGGCACCACGGGCACCCTGATGGGCGTCGGCCGCTATCTGCGCGAGCACAAGCCGGGCGTGAAGATCGTCGCCGCGGAACCCCGCTACGACGATCTCGTCTACGGCCTGCGCAACCTCGACGAGGGCTTCGTACCCGAGCTGTACGACGCCTCCGTCCTGACCACCCGCTTCTCGGTCGGCTCGGCCGACGCGGTCACCCGCACCCGCGAGCTGCTCCAGCAGGAGGGCATCTTCGCGGGCGTCTCCACCGGAGCCGCCCTGCACGCGGCGATCGGCGTGGGCAACAAGGCGCTGAAGGCCGGCGAGAGCGCGGACATCGTGTTCGTCGTCGCCGACGGCGGCTGGAAGTACCTCTCGACCGGCGTCTACACCGCGGCGACGACCGAAGAGGCCATCGAGACGCTCCAGGGGCAGCTCTGGGCGTGA
- a CDS encoding type II toxin-antitoxin system PemK/MazF family toxin, with amino-acid sequence MDTSWWLALAAVVLLALIATLVDGWGRGRRPEGRRTRPPARPGGRTRGRSTARPEPAEIWWANVPYEDGPGAKDRPCLVLAVRGKRVTVAKITSKYRDERHGVIPLPPGSVGDTRGRASFLETGELRDVPVSDFRRRVGVMDPVVWDQVRHLAT; translated from the coding sequence ATGGACACGTCCTGGTGGCTCGCCCTCGCGGCGGTGGTACTGCTCGCGCTCATCGCCACGCTCGTGGACGGATGGGGGCGGGGAAGACGGCCCGAGGGGCGGCGCACCCGGCCGCCGGCGCGGCCCGGGGGACGTACCCGGGGGCGCAGCACCGCTCGTCCCGAGCCCGCGGAGATCTGGTGGGCGAACGTGCCCTACGAGGACGGGCCGGGCGCGAAGGACCGGCCCTGTCTGGTGCTCGCGGTGCGCGGGAAGCGGGTCACGGTCGCGAAGATCACCAGTAAGTACCGGGACGAGCGGCACGGCGTCATTCCGCTGCCGCCGGGCTCGGTCGGGGACACCCGTGGGCGGGCGAGCTTCCTGGAGACGGGCGAGCTGCGGGACGTCCCGGTGTCGGACTTCCGGCGGCGGGTGGGGGTGATGGACCCGGTCGTCTGGGACCAGGTCCGTCACCTCGCCACATAG
- a CDS encoding MBL fold metallo-hydrolase, translating to MKLTVVGSSGSFPSAESACSSYLVEADGFRLLLDMGNGALGELQRHCGLYDLDAIFLSHLHADHCIDMCAYFVARYYRHDGGRCDPLPVYGPEGTEHRLTTAYADTPTASSMSEVFDFHTVKPSTFDIGPFTVHTERVAHPVEAYGIRIEHGGRTLTYSGDTGVSATLDELARDADLFLCEAAFTHGKENIPDLHLNGREAGESAARAGARRLVLTHIPPWTDPQVNLADAREVYDGPVALAAPRQTYEI from the coding sequence ATGAAGCTCACCGTCGTCGGCAGCTCGGGGTCGTTCCCGTCCGCGGAATCGGCCTGCTCGAGCTACCTCGTCGAGGCCGACGGCTTCCGGCTGCTTCTCGACATGGGCAACGGCGCCCTGGGCGAGCTGCAGCGCCACTGCGGTCTCTACGACCTCGACGCGATCTTCCTCAGCCATCTGCACGCCGACCACTGCATCGACATGTGCGCGTACTTCGTGGCGCGCTACTACCGGCACGACGGCGGTCGCTGCGACCCGCTCCCGGTCTACGGACCCGAGGGCACGGAGCACCGGCTGACCACCGCCTACGCCGACACCCCCACCGCCTCGTCCATGAGCGAGGTCTTCGACTTCCACACGGTCAAGCCGTCCACCTTCGACATCGGCCCGTTCACGGTGCACACGGAACGCGTGGCCCACCCCGTCGAGGCGTACGGCATCCGGATCGAACACGGTGGAAGGACACTGACCTACTCCGGCGACACCGGCGTCAGCGCGACCCTGGACGAACTGGCCCGCGACGCCGACCTGTTCCTGTGCGAGGCCGCCTTCACGCACGGCAAGGAGAACATCCCCGACCTGCACCTCAACGGCCGCGAGGCGGGTGAGTCGGCAGCCCGCGCGGGCGCCCGCCGCCTGGTTCTCACCCACATCCCGCCGTGGACCGACCCCCAGGTCAACCTGGCCGACGCGCGTGAGGTCTACGACGGTCCGGTGGCGCTCGCGGCGCCCAGGCAGACGTACGAGATCTAG
- a CDS encoding PTS transporter subunit EIIC → MTTASAAPAADKKKGAGAMAVLQRIGRSLMLPVAVLPAAALLVRFGNADMLGDPEYPAFLTKIAGFMTAGGNAILDNMALLFAVGIAIGFAKKSDGSTALAAVVGYLVFKNVLGTFTDGSLPKKEAIVDGKIVMVEQAVDAKVLGGVVMGIVVALLYQRFYRTKLPDWAGFFGGRRLVPILSAFAGLLIGIVFGYIWPVLGTGLHNFGEWLVGSGAVGAGIFGVANRALIPIGMHHLLNSFPWFQAGEYEGKSGDIARFLAGDPTAGQFMTGFFPIMMFALPAACLAIVHCARPERRKVVGGMMFSLALTSFVTGVTEPIEFTFMFIAPVLYAIHAVLTGVSMALTWALGMKDGFGFSAGAVDFFLNLGIATNPWGLALVGLCFAAVYYVVFRFAITKFNLPTPGRESDEELAELQKAEAK, encoded by the coding sequence GTGACCACGGCCAGCGCCGCTCCCGCGGCCGACAAGAAGAAGGGCGCCGGCGCGATGGCTGTCCTGCAGCGCATCGGCCGCAGCCTGATGCTGCCGGTGGCTGTGCTGCCCGCCGCCGCACTGCTGGTCCGCTTCGGCAACGCCGATATGCTCGGCGACCCGGAGTACCCCGCCTTCCTGACGAAGATCGCGGGCTTCATGACCGCCGGCGGCAACGCCATCCTCGACAACATGGCCCTGCTCTTCGCGGTGGGCATCGCGATCGGCTTCGCGAAGAAGTCGGACGGCTCGACCGCGCTCGCGGCGGTCGTCGGCTACCTGGTCTTCAAGAACGTGCTGGGCACGTTCACCGACGGCAGCCTGCCCAAGAAGGAAGCCATAGTCGACGGCAAGATCGTCATGGTCGAGCAGGCGGTGGACGCCAAGGTCCTCGGCGGCGTGGTCATGGGCATCGTCGTCGCCCTCCTCTACCAGCGCTTCTACCGCACCAAGCTGCCCGACTGGGCGGGCTTCTTCGGCGGCCGTCGCCTGGTGCCGATCCTCTCCGCCTTCGCGGGTCTGCTGATCGGCATCGTCTTCGGCTACATCTGGCCCGTCCTCGGCACCGGTCTGCACAACTTCGGTGAGTGGCTGGTCGGTTCGGGCGCGGTCGGCGCCGGCATCTTCGGTGTCGCCAACCGTGCGCTGATCCCGATCGGCATGCACCACCTGCTGAACTCCTTCCCCTGGTTCCAGGCGGGCGAGTACGAGGGCAAGAGCGGCGACATCGCCCGCTTCCTGGCCGGCGACCCGACGGCCGGACAGTTCATGACCGGCTTCTTCCCGATCATGATGTTCGCCCTGCCTGCCGCCTGTCTGGCGATCGTGCACTGCGCCCGCCCCGAGCGCCGCAAGGTCGTCGGCGGCATGATGTTCTCCCTCGCGCTGACCTCGTTCGTCACGGGCGTGACCGAGCCCATCGAGTTCACCTTCATGTTCATCGCGCCGGTCCTGTACGCGATCCACGCGGTGCTGACGGGTGTCTCCATGGCGCTGACCTGGGCACTCGGCATGAAGGACGGCTTCGGCTTCTCGGCCGGCGCGGTCGACTTCTTCCTGAACCTCGGCATCGCCACCAACCCGTGGGGCCTGGCCCTGGTGGGTCTGTGCTTCGCCGCGGTCTACTACGTGGTCTTCCGCTTCGCGATCACGAAGTTCAACCTGCCGACGCCGGGCCGCGAGTCCGACGAGGAGCTCGCCGAACTCCAGAAGGCCGAGGCGAAGTAG
- a CDS encoding PTS transporter subunit EIIC — MSADSSAISPARARWNTAFQGLQKMGRSLQLPIAVLPAAGILNRLGQPDVFGDEGLGWDNVSKVMDGAGSALLDGSLGLPLLFCVGVAIGMAKKADGSTALAAVVGFLVYYTVLREFPEDCPGGSTAVPNVGCQVEDGTVTVFEYQNPGVFGGIVIGLLAAFFWARYHRTKLVDWLGFFNGRRLVPIIMAFVAIVFAVLCLWVWPPIGDALESFSDWMSDLGSWGAGVFGIANRALLVVGLHQFLNVPIWFQFGTYTTPDGEVVHGDINMFLAGDPDAGQFTSGFFPIMMFALPAAALAMAHCAKPSRRKEVGGLMTSVALTSFVTGITEPIEYSFLFIAPLLYAVHALLTGVSMAVTWALGVHDGFSFSAGLIDYIINWNLATRPWAIIPIGLCFAVVYYAIFRFAITKFDLKTPGREPDEEVEDATKA, encoded by the coding sequence ATGAGTGCCGACAGCTCCGCCATCAGCCCGGCGCGCGCCCGCTGGAACACCGCGTTCCAGGGCCTGCAGAAGATGGGCCGCAGCCTTCAGCTCCCGATCGCCGTTCTGCCCGCCGCCGGTATCCTCAACCGGCTCGGACAGCCGGATGTGTTCGGCGACGAGGGGCTCGGCTGGGACAACGTCTCGAAGGTGATGGACGGCGCGGGCAGCGCGCTGCTCGACGGTTCGCTCGGTCTGCCGCTGCTGTTCTGCGTGGGCGTGGCCATCGGCATGGCGAAGAAGGCCGACGGCTCGACGGCGCTGGCGGCGGTCGTGGGTTTCCTCGTCTACTACACCGTGCTGCGCGAGTTCCCGGAGGACTGCCCGGGGGGCTCGACGGCGGTCCCGAACGTGGGCTGCCAGGTGGAGGACGGGACGGTGACCGTCTTCGAGTACCAGAACCCCGGCGTCTTCGGCGGCATCGTCATCGGCCTGCTGGCCGCGTTCTTCTGGGCCCGCTATCACCGTACGAAGCTGGTGGACTGGCTCGGCTTCTTCAACGGGCGGCGTCTCGTCCCGATCATCATGGCGTTCGTGGCGATCGTGTTCGCGGTGCTGTGCCTGTGGGTCTGGCCGCCGATCGGTGACGCGCTGGAGAGCTTCAGCGACTGGATGAGCGACCTGGGCTCGTGGGGCGCGGGAGTGTTCGGCATCGCGAACCGCGCACTGCTGGTGGTGGGCCTGCACCAGTTCCTCAACGTGCCCATCTGGTTCCAGTTCGGGACCTACACCACGCCCGACGGCGAGGTCGTGCACGGCGACATCAACATGTTCCTCGCGGGCGACCCGGACGCCGGTCAGTTCACCTCGGGCTTCTTCCCGATCATGATGTTCGCCCTGCCGGCCGCGGCCCTGGCCATGGCCCACTGCGCCAAGCCGAGCCGCCGCAAGGAGGTCGGCGGTCTGATGACGTCGGTGGCCCTGACGTCGTTCGTCACCGGCATCACGGAACCGATCGAGTACTCGTTCCTCTTCATCGCGCCCCTGCTGTACGCGGTGCACGCGTTGCTGACGGGTGTGTCGATGGCGGTGACCTGGGCGCTGGGGGTCCATGACGGGTTCAGCTTCTCGGCCGGGCTGATCGACTACATCATCAACTGGAATCTGGCCACGAGACCCTGGGCGATCATTCCCATCGGTCTGTGTTTCGCCGTCGTCTATTACGCGATCTTCCGGTTCGCGATCACGAAGTTTGATCTCAAGACGCCGGGTAGGGAGCCGGACGAGGAGGTCGAGGACGCGACGAAGGCGTAG
- a CDS encoding PTS glucose/sucrose transporter subunit IIB, whose protein sequence is MASKAEKIVAGLGGIENIEEIEGCITRLRTEVSDPSLVNETALKAAGAHGVVKMGTAIQVVIGTDADPIAAEIEDMM, encoded by the coding sequence ATGGCCAGCAAGGCTGAGAAGATCGTCGCCGGGCTCGGTGGCATCGAGAACATCGAGGAGATCGAGGGCTGCATCACCCGGCTCCGCACCGAGGTCAGCGACCCCTCGCTGGTGAACGAGACCGCCCTGAAGGCCGCCGGCGCCCACGGCGTCGTGAAGATGGGCACCGCCATCCAGGTCGTCATCGGCACCGACGCCGACCCGATCGCGGCGGAGATCGAAGACATGATGTGA
- the rph gene encoding ribonuclease PH, translating into MPRIDGRTPEQLRPVTIERAWSKHAEGSVLVSFGDTKVLCTASFTEGVPRWRKGSGEGWVTAEYAMLPRATNTRGDRESVRGKIGGRTHEISRLIGRSLRAVIDYKALGENTIVLDCDVLQADGGTRTAAITGAYVALADAIAWAQGKKLIKPGRKPLTGTVSAVSVGIVAGVPLLDLRYEEDVKADTDMNVVCTGDGRFVEVQGTAEAEPFAREELNSLLDLAVSGCGELADLQRKALDAVLEK; encoded by the coding sequence CTGCCTCGAATCGACGGCCGCACCCCCGAACAGCTCCGCCCGGTCACCATCGAACGCGCCTGGAGCAAGCACGCAGAGGGCTCCGTCCTCGTCTCCTTCGGCGACACGAAGGTCCTGTGCACCGCCTCCTTCACCGAAGGCGTCCCGCGCTGGCGCAAGGGCAGCGGCGAGGGCTGGGTCACCGCGGAGTACGCCATGCTGCCCCGCGCCACCAACACCCGTGGCGACCGCGAATCCGTCCGGGGCAAGATCGGCGGCCGTACGCACGAGATCAGCCGCCTCATCGGCCGCTCCCTGCGCGCGGTCATCGACTACAAGGCCCTCGGCGAGAACACGATCGTCCTCGACTGCGACGTCCTCCAGGCCGACGGCGGCACCCGCACCGCCGCCATCACCGGCGCCTACGTCGCCCTCGCCGACGCCATCGCCTGGGCCCAGGGCAAGAAGCTGATCAAGCCCGGCCGCAAGCCGCTCACCGGCACCGTCAGCGCCGTCTCGGTCGGCATCGTCGCCGGCGTGCCGCTCCTCGACCTGCGCTACGAAGAGGACGTGAAGGCCGACACCGACATGAACGTCGTCTGCACCGGCGACGGCCGCTTCGTCGAGGTCCAGGGCACCGCCGAGGCCGAGCCCTTCGCCCGGGAAGAGCTCAACTCCCTGCTCGACCTGGCGGTTTCGGGCTGCGGGGAGCTGGCGGACCTGCAGCGCAAGGCCCTTGATGCGGTCCTCGAAAAGTAA
- the rdgB gene encoding RdgB/HAM1 family non-canonical purine NTP pyrophosphatase: MTRLILATRNAGKITELRAILADAGLPHDLVGADAYPEIPDVKETGVTFAENALLKAHALAQATGLPAVADDSGLCVDVLNGAPGIFSARWAGRHGDDRANLELLLAQLGDIDEAHRGAHFACAAALALPDGTERVVEGQLRGVLRQTPVGTHGFGYDPILQPDGETRTCAELSPEEKNAISHRGKAFRALVPVVRELLG, from the coding sequence ATGACCCGCCTCATCCTCGCCACCCGTAACGCCGGAAAGATCACCGAGCTCAGGGCGATCCTCGCCGACGCAGGCCTGCCCCACGACCTCGTCGGCGCGGACGCCTACCCGGAGATCCCCGACGTCAAGGAAACCGGCGTCACCTTCGCCGAGAACGCCCTGCTGAAGGCCCACGCCCTGGCACAGGCCACCGGCTTGCCGGCGGTCGCCGACGACTCGGGCCTGTGCGTCGACGTCCTGAACGGCGCCCCCGGCATCTTCTCGGCCCGCTGGGCAGGCCGGCACGGCGACGACAGGGCCAACCTGGAGCTGCTCCTCGCCCAGCTGGGCGACATCGACGAAGCCCACCGCGGCGCCCACTTCGCCTGCGCGGCGGCACTCGCCCTGCCGGACGGCACGGAGCGGGTGGTCGAGGGGCAGTTGCGGGGCGTCCTGCGCCAGACGCCGGTCGGCACCCACGGCTTCGGCTACGACCCGATCCTCCAGCCGGACGGCGAGACCCGGACCTGCGCCGAGCTGAGCCCCGAGGAGAAGAACGCGATCAGCCACCGGGGGAAGGCGTTCCGGGCGCTGGTTCCGGTGGTTCGGGAGTTGTTGGGCTGA
- a CDS encoding GNAT family N-acetyltransferase, which yields MTIHSAQPSRRTPPGDLTVRPAAPADRPAVERLWLMFRHDMSEFGGHLPNPDGTFRSERLEAAFSGSADWAPYLVCRGESAAGFAFVRGLTGPARVLNSFFVVRGIRRTGIGLQAVRDVVALHPGRWEIAFQDANRGAVLFWRRVAEDLAAGVWKEERRPVPGRPDLAPDLWVSFRYPSP from the coding sequence ATGACCATTCACTCAGCGCAGCCCAGCAGGCGTACTCCACCCGGCGACCTCACGGTCCGTCCAGCCGCTCCCGCCGACCGTCCCGCCGTTGAACGGCTCTGGCTGATGTTCAGGCACGACATGTCGGAGTTCGGCGGGCACCTGCCCAACCCGGACGGGACGTTCCGCAGTGAGCGGCTGGAGGCTGCCTTCAGTGGCTCCGCCGACTGGGCGCCGTACCTCGTCTGCAGGGGCGAGAGTGCTGCCGGATTTGCGTTCGTGCGGGGTCTCACCGGGCCCGCACGGGTGCTGAACAGCTTCTTCGTCGTGCGCGGAATCCGGCGTACGGGAATCGGGCTGCAGGCCGTTCGGGACGTCGTCGCCCTGCACCCGGGGCGTTGGGAGATCGCCTTTCAGGACGCCAACAGGGGCGCGGTTCTTTTCTGGAGGCGTGTTGCGGAGGATTTGGCGGCGGGAGTTTGGAAAGAGGAGCGCAGGCCAGTGCCCGGGCGGCCTGACCTGGCCCCTGACCTCTGGGTTTCGTTCAGATACCCAAGTCCTTGA
- the bcp gene encoding thioredoxin-dependent thiol peroxidase has protein sequence MSERLQPGDVAPAFTLPDADGNDVSLSDHKGRKVIVYFYPAALTPGCTKQACDFTDNLELLAGAGYDVIGVSPDKPEKLAKFREQESLKITLLADPEKTVTESYGAYGEKKNYGKTYMGVIRSTIVVDEEGKVERALYNVRATGHVAKIIKDLGI, from the coding sequence ATGAGCGAGCGACTCCAGCCGGGGGACGTGGCCCCCGCCTTCACCCTGCCCGACGCCGACGGCAACGACGTGTCCCTGTCGGACCACAAGGGCCGCAAGGTCATCGTCTACTTCTACCCGGCCGCCCTGACGCCCGGCTGCACCAAGCAGGCCTGCGACTTCACGGACAACCTGGAGCTGCTGGCCGGCGCCGGCTACGACGTCATCGGTGTCTCCCCCGACAAGCCGGAGAAGCTCGCCAAGTTCCGCGAGCAGGAGTCCCTGAAGATCACGCTGCTGGCCGACCCGGAGAAGACGGTCACCGAGTCCTACGGCGCCTACGGCGAGAAGAAGAACTACGGCAAGACCTACATGGGCGTCATCCGCTCCACGATCGTCGTGGACGAGGAGGGCAAGGTCGAGCGGGCCCTGTACAACGTGCGGGCGACGGGACACGTGGCGAAGATCATCAAGGACTTGGGTATCTGA
- a CDS encoding DUF3618 domain-containing protein, with protein MADTSDTRTPAQIEADIKARRAVLAETLDEIGVRVHPKTIVGDAKAKVVSNIDHSLGRAYVEVNRAMSDVRAKFTDEEGAPRLERIVPVALVAVGLVGLLALGTRRRRG; from the coding sequence GTGGCGGACACGTCGGACACCAGAACACCGGCGCAGATCGAGGCGGACATCAAGGCCCGCCGCGCTGTGCTGGCCGAGACGCTCGACGAGATCGGGGTGCGGGTGCACCCGAAGACGATCGTCGGAGACGCCAAGGCCAAGGTCGTCTCGAACATCGATCACTCGCTCGGGCGGGCCTACGTCGAGGTCAACCGGGCCATGAGCGATGTGCGGGCCAAGTTCACCGACGAGGAGGGCGCGCCCCGGCTGGAGCGGATCGTGCCCGTCGCCCTCGTCGCCGTCGGTCTCGTGGGCCTGCTGGCCCTCGGTACCCGGCGCCGCAGGGGCTGA
- a CDS encoding GroES family chaperonin — MSANRNEHSTHDDKLPIRMLHDRVLVRQDTSEGERRSGGGILIPATAAVGRRLAWAEVVAVGQNVRTVEPGDRVLYDPEDRAEVEVRGVAYVLMRERDLHAVAADRFEGSEDSTGLYL, encoded by the coding sequence GTGAGCGCCAACAGAAACGAGCACAGCACCCACGACGACAAGCTGCCCATCCGGATGCTGCACGACCGGGTGCTCGTGCGGCAGGACACCAGCGAGGGCGAGCGGCGTTCCGGGGGCGGCATCCTGATCCCCGCCACCGCGGCCGTCGGCCGTCGGCTGGCCTGGGCCGAGGTCGTCGCGGTGGGGCAGAACGTACGGACCGTGGAGCCCGGCGACCGGGTCCTGTACGACCCGGAGGACCGTGCCGAGGTCGAGGTGCGCGGGGTCGCGTACGTGCTGATGCGCGAGCGTGATCTGCATGCCGTGGCCGCGGACCGGTTCGAGGGGTCGGAGGACTCGACGGGGCTGTACCTCTGA
- the sugE gene encoding quaternary ammonium compound efflux SMR transporter SugE gives MAWVLLVVAGLLEVGWSIGMKYTDGFTRLVPSLFTGAGIVASMVLLSYAAKSLPIGTAYGVWVGIGAAGAAVVGMVVLGEPVTAARIFFVCLLLVAVVGLKATSGH, from the coding sequence ATGGCCTGGGTCCTGCTCGTCGTCGCCGGTCTGCTCGAGGTCGGCTGGTCGATCGGCATGAAGTACACCGACGGTTTCACCCGGCTCGTCCCCAGCCTGTTCACCGGCGCCGGCATCGTCGCCAGCATGGTGCTGCTGTCGTACGCCGCGAAGTCCCTGCCCATCGGTACCGCCTATGGCGTCTGGGTGGGCATCGGGGCGGCCGGCGCGGCGGTGGTGGGCATGGTGGTGCTGGGGGAGCCGGTCACCGCCGCGCGGATCTTCTTCGTCTGTCTGCTGCTGGTCGCCGTGGTGGGGCTCAAGGCGACCAGCGGTCACTGA